One genomic segment of Manis javanica isolate MJ-LG chromosome 7, MJ_LKY, whole genome shotgun sequence includes these proteins:
- the OR13A1 gene encoding olfactory receptor 13A1, whose translation MKLWVEIHLIVPDTPLSLSTMSNQTLVTEFILQGFSEHPEYRVVLFSCFLFLYSAALIGNILIILAITFNPGLHTPMYFFLFNLATMDIICTSSIMPKALEGLVSEECSISYGGCMAQLYFLTWSASSELLLLTVMAYDRYAAICHPLHYSTMMSKAFCSLLASGVWVLCASNTAIHTGLMLRLNFCGPKVITHFFCEVPPLLLLSCSSTYVNSIMIVLADAFYGILNFLMTIVSYGFIISSILKMRTVEGKKKAFSTCSSHLIVVCMYYTAVFYAYISPVSSYSAEKSKLAGVLYTMLSPTLNPLIYTLRNKEVKAGLKKLFPYVRN comes from the coding sequence ATGAAGCTGTGGGTGGAGATTCACCTGATAGTCCCAGATACCCCTCTCAGCCTGAGCACCATGAGTAACCAGACTCTGGTAACAGAGTTTATCCTGCAGGGTTTTTCAGAGCATCCAGAATACCGTGTGGTCTTATTcagctgttttctcttcctctacTCTGCGGCCCTTATAGGTAACATCCTCATAATTTTGGCCATCACCTTCAACCCTGGGcttcacacccccatgtactttttcctgttCAACTTGGCTACTATGGACATTATCTGTACCTCCTCCATCATGCCCAAAGCCCTGGAGGGTCTGGTGTCAGAGGAATGCTCCATATCTTATGGGGGCTGCATGGCCCAGCTGTACTTCCTCACATGGTCTGCATCCTCTGAGCTGCTGCTCCTCACAGTCATGGCCTATGATCGCTATGCAgccatctgccaccctctgcaTTACAGCACCATGATGAGCAAGGCATTCTGCAGCCTGTTGGCGTCAGGTGTGTGGGTGCTTTGTGCCTCCAACACGGCCATCCACACTGGGCTGATGCTGCGCTTGAATTTCTGTGGCCCCAAAGTCATTACCCATTTCTTCTGCGAGGTGCCTCCTCTGTTACTTCTCTCCTGTAGCTCCACCTATGTGAACAGCATCATGATTGTCCTGGCTGATGCCTTTTATGGCATATTGAACTTCTTGATGACCATCGTGTCATATGGCTTTATCATCTCTAGCATCCTAAAGATGCGAACtgtggaggggaagaagaaagccttctccacctgctcgtCCCACCTCATTGTAGTTTGTATGTATTACACTGCTGTCTTCTATGCCTACATAAGCCCCGTCTCCAGCTACAGTGCAGAAAAGAGCAAGTTGGCTGGCGTGCTCTACACCATGCTGAGTCCAACTCTCAACCCCCTCATCTATACTTTGAGAAACAAGGAGGTCAAAGCAGGTCTCAAGAAGCTATTCCCCTATGTCAGAAATTAG